Proteins co-encoded in one Conger conger chromosome 4, fConCon1.1, whole genome shotgun sequence genomic window:
- the LOC133127707 gene encoding exocyst complex component 3-like, protein MEETDREAVATAVQRVAGMLQRPDQLDKVEQYRRREARKKASVEARLKAAIQSQLDGVRTGLSQLHNALGDVKDIQNSLADVSKDWRQSINTIENLKDVKDVVVHHSQLASAVENLKNIFSVPEIVEETEDLIEQAELLHAHRKLMDLECSRDDLMYEQYRMDSQNARDMGLIRSYFGAVQRLSEELAKQLWMVLQRAMVTVRRDPTMLVSVVRVIEREEKIDRRMLDRQRQTGFVPPGRPKGWKKKMFQVLERTVSTRIEGAQAETRELDKMWLVRLLEITRRNVLDDLLVVKNLMVQCFPPHYNAFSVFFDLYHRSLSTRLQELAAEDLEANEIVSLVTWVLNTYKSPEMMGHPELLMERDISQLEPLLPKEVVDDLLSKYIQTFTSNITGWLRKALETDKKDWQKETEPEADQDGYYQTTLPAIVFQMFEQNLQVAAQIDESFKEQVLVLCLKQMNSFLHRYRDEAVAYKEDHLKNRQLPLCYVQYMIAIINNCQTFKESINSLKKKYSKRMEPTSNDAAIEKTLDAVAKDGCEFLLDEVFMDLEQHLNELLTRKWITGSNAVDTICVTVEDYFNDFARIKKPYNEEMTSKALRRVVMEYLKSVMQKRISFRNADERKEGAERMIKEAEQFKFLFRKLSAGGETDHLCDSITAIAEVFKLTDPTLLYLEVSTLVSKYPDIREEHIVAVLAVRGDASREMRQMIIETLNQNKPSVNTNAQPVFGDIAVPVSMTSMTVPKLLK, encoded by the exons atggagGAGACTGATAGGGAGGCTGTTGCCACAGCAGTGCAGAGGGTTGCTGGGATGCTGCAGCGGCCAGACCAGCTGGACAAAGTGGAGCAGTACCGTCGGAGAGAGGCGCGCAAGAAGGCCTCTGTGGAAGCCAGGCTAAAG gCAGCCATCCAGTCGCAGCTGGACGGGGTACGCACAGGTCTCAGCCAGCTCCACAACGCCCTGGGCGACGTCAAGGACATCCAGAACTCGCTGGCTGACGTCAGCAAGGACTGGAGGCAGAGCATCAACACCATAGAGAACCTGAAGGACGTGAAGGATGTGGTGGTGCACCACAGCCAACTAGCATCTGCTGTGGAGAACCTCAAGAACATCTTCTCAG TGCCAGAGATCGTGGAGGAGACGGAGGATCTGATCGAGCAGGCCGAGCTGCTGCATGCGCACCGTAAGCTGATGGACCTGGAGTGCTCGCGAGACGACCTGATGTACGAGCAGTACCGCATGGACAGCCAGAACGCGCGCGACATGGGCCTGATCCGCAGCTACTTCGGCGCCGTGCAGCGCCTCTCCGAGGAGCTGGCCAAGCAGCTGTGGATGGTGCTGCAGCGGGCCATGGTCACGGTGCGCCGAGACCCCACCATGCTGGTGTCGGTGGTGCGCGTCATCGAGCGCGAGGAGAAGATCGACCGCCGCATGCTGGACCGGCAGCGGCAGACGGGCTTCGTCCCGCCGGGCCGGCCCAAGGGCTGGAAGAAGAAGATGTTCCAGGTGCTGGAGCGCACGGTGAGCACGCGCATCGAGGGCGCCCAGGCCGAGACGCGCGAGCTGGACAAGATGTGGCTGGTGCGGCTGCTGGAGATCACGCGGCGGAACGTTCTGGACGACCTGCTGGTGGTGAAGAACCTGATGGTGCAGTGCTTCCCTCCACACTACAACGCCTTCAGCGTCTTCTTCGACCTCTACCACCGCTCCCTCTCCACCCGCCTGCAGGAGCTGGCCGCCGAGGACCTGGAGGCCAACGAGATTGTGTCGCTCGTCACCTGGGTACTCAACACCTACAAGAG CCCAGAGATGATGGGCCACCCTGAGCTCCTCATGGAGCGTGACATCAGCCAGCTGGAACCTCTCCTCCCCAAGGAGGTGGTGGACGATCTACTCAGCAAGTACATCCAGACCTTCACA TCCAACATCACTGGCTGGCTCCGCAAGGCCCTGGAGACGGACAAGAAGGACTGGCAGAAGGAGACTGAGCCGGAGGCTGACCAGGACGGCTACTACCAGACCACACTTCCCGCCATTGTGTTCCAG ATGTTTGAGCAGAATCTCCAAGTGGCAGCCCAGATTGACGAATCCTTCAAAGAACAGGTGCTGGTGCTTTGCCTTAAACAGATGAACTCATTCCTACACAG GTACCGGGATGAAGCAGTAGCCTACAAAGAAGATCACTTGAAAAATCGGCAGCTGCCTCTGTGCTATGTCCAGTACATGATCGCCATCATCAACAACTGCCAGACATTTAA GGAGTCAATAAACAGTTTGAAGAAGAAGTACTCTAAGAGGATGGAGCCCACATCAAATGACGCCGCCATTGAGAAGACATTAGACGCAGTGGCCAAAGATGGCTGCGAGTTCCTGCTTGATGAGGTCTTCATGGACCTGGAG CAACACCTGAATGAGCTTCTGACACGGAAGTGGATCACCGGCTCCAATGCAGTGGACACCATTTGTGTGACTGTTGAAGATTACTTCAATGACTTTGCTAGGATTAAGAAGCCATACAATGAG GAGATGACGAGCAAAGCCCTCCGCAGAGTGGTGATGGAGTACTTAAAGAGCGTGATGCAGAAGCGCATCTCCTTCAGAAACGCTGACGAGAGGAAGGAAGGTGCCGAACGGATGATTAAGGAGGCGGAGCAGTTCAAGTTCCTGTTCAGGAAGCTCTCCGCT GGTGGCGAGACTGACCATTTGTGTGACAGTATAACGGCTATCGCTGAGGTATTCAAACTCACTGACCCCACCCTGCTCTACCTCGAAGTGTCCACTCTGGTCTCTAAGTACCCGGATATCAG GGAGGAGCACATCGTCGCTGTGCTAGCGGTGAGAGGGGATGCCAGTCGGGAAATGAGGCAGATGATCATCGAGACACTGAACCAAAACAAGCCATCCGTCAACACCAACGCTCAGCCCGTATTCGGGGACATTGCCGTGCCCGTGTCCATGACCTCCATGACTGTGCCAAAACTGCTGAAATAA